Sequence from the Deltaproteobacteria bacterium genome:
CTTTCGCGCCTCAAAGGCGGAAGGCTGGCACAGCTGGCCTCACCATCGACAATAATTTCATTCATCCTTTCCGACGTCATTGGTGATCACCTCGATATTATTGCCTCGGGCCCCACGTCGGCAGACAGGAGTACCTTTAAAGATGCTCTTGCCGTTATTGAGAAGTCCAAGATCAAGGATTATACGCCGCCATCGGTGTTAAACTTTCTCACTGCCGGTTCTATCGGTCTTGTGGAAGAGACGCCCAAGCCGGGAAGTGAAGTGCTGGACAGGGTGAAGAATGAAATTGTAGGAAATAATTCCATTGCCCTTGAAGCTGCAAAAGAGAAGGCCCTTGCCCTCGGTTATAAAGTGGAGTTGACAACGTCTGCCCTCTCCGGTGAGGCAAGCAAGGTTGCTTCCCAAATGGCAAAAGAGGCAGTGCGTAGGAGAAAGTCCCAGGGGCCCGGTGAAAAACTCTGCCTTCTATCGGGAGGAGAAACAACGGTTAAAGTAAAAGGGAATGGCAAGGGAGGGAGAAATATGGAATTGGCCCTTGTTTTTGCCGATAAAATTAAAGGGAAAAAGGGGATAACCCTTCTTTCTGCCGGAACGGACGGTACAGACGGGCCAACGGACGCCGCAGGTGCTATCGTTGACGGTGCTACAGTGATTGATGCGGAAGCGAAGGGGCTTGATGCTTCAG
This genomic interval carries:
- a CDS encoding glycerate kinase, coding for MKLTEPMKDTEAIFSAALKAVDPYGCIKENMTQVKELYSYGEYEELYVIAAGKGAYAMCKAAEEQLGDLITKGIAVTKYGHGGVLHKIKMLEASHPLPDDKGVAAGEKLIELLKDSREKTLLLCLISGGGSALLVAPSEGVSLEDKKKTTDLLLKAGAEIDELNCVRKHLSRLKGGRLAQLASPSTIISFILSDVIGDHLDIIASGPTSADRSTFKDALAVIEKSKIKDYTPPSVLNFLTAGSIGLVEETPKPGSEVLDRVKNEIVGNNSIALEAAKEKALALGYKVELTTSALSGEASKVASQMAKEAVRRRKSQGPGEKLCLLSGGETTVKVKGNGKGGRNMELALVFADKIKGKKGITLLSAGTDGTDGPTDAAGAIVDGATVIDAEAKGLDASDFLKNNDSYHFFSRSSGLFKTGPTGTNVMDIQVMIIEGDG